A DNA window from Anastrepha obliqua isolate idAnaObli1 chromosome 5, idAnaObli1_1.0, whole genome shotgun sequence contains the following coding sequences:
- the LOC129249198 gene encoding uncharacterized protein LOC129249198 isoform X4, protein MELPSMVQRSGDTLIVRSVVSGNQLYLDQGAASTNNNINSNKHSSPSPLQQQQSIGTTNLSNSALEQLERYRAAAAQYHLQQQQQQQHQNATQQQQSAAVAAATASAVAQQQAMELKDEGLPQCKIKRNYSCSYCTYFTQNPRYHLTHLRDVHGEKIVINKCKLCLYASRHFQKLVRHMKMVHGCTDGVAGGHGQPRGKRGMSREARKRKLEQSVGLGSAQGEISGGGGGGNVGMGDAVSKMPTYEQVKRELELQRESLFAVVYERELQAQRERDLEARQQAQNVYEQEIQAATAAAAAAAASETQRHQSPINATTNNNASASSNSAGTTSSHTAFQLPPAHQQPLTTHTRSVELSPSPTDSVSSVHGAEAATTAALHSSGVSLTYVGDEPTQNRLLKCSLCDFTTLFRAQLVDHELDEHCKTKFFRCEKCSYVTHIKARFSKHVKYHSMPMIKCVTCDFRTPYKWNLDRHMKNHGGAGPFKCAACDFTADIKQSLTVHEMNHHVPPVGHAAGMSLARRRNKVGGTDLCEDFLSDSADLLEDHFNNNNLDEYDEALMTAEPYSKRGKYDDDEPTDLSAKGGSSDTSSVHNHSVNVSQTPKAKRPIPNLIPIPKNTVPSIMNLSKEFASRSSLTDIASMFFNDKQISEMLQPLEKADAAQLSPTPTVASTSSHASRSLLQKKPTPGGSFFDKLKSSALAGPSENLICPCGHMAKCLSESIIHRKTCNFAAIAEDDVEEEQDDADDRLEIDFAEDDDRQSHSALNLSVTGSTRCQHCRHRCKSSADLLNHLKQCTEASRCGNDSYDSLSGDSSAGRAGGADSTNDQHPMENRVFIWNKMPGGEAGRREGSQCSEIRGQTNNTAESSGSSGNGASSATCEENSYYGVETAPGYGEVTKKMTPEEEAANSSLKKVYKCPHCSFWASTASRFHVHIVGHLNKKPFECSLCSYRSNWRWDITKHIRLKTIRDPSHKNARVLMNDETGRRNYTKYNKYITLMKVTEEDGDPKLMKSGEMTPNQVASLSFINDFNKNVGPNALTSTHLNGIKEDITLEPIPSKSNGGNNGGSSNGGGDQLSDGFIRLPLLATMMNAAMAQQHHQQKDQEHGQAAMITPSVTISAVKRSPPPLMKPSDDLVTDVRQEGNEKKTFYRCRKCSFRHANRDAVLAHVKIHYQDTNYPIVTATATTSPKSANSQQQHNTPLQVAVNPNIYMNKVLAAMCLSQQQPQQPNSNSSANNNDPQQQQHSIISAGLLQQAIQGAPPNSPLSCLALTLAGKSPAKATASILEHGEQKATQNERHCRLKHAGDIRIETLDRTASANERHAPPIYRPLGNGASNESNYGLTLKALQQQQHQQQQQQQQQQQQQPPHISSIAGGPPSHSVLMSNNKNEQHLLHSPLAGTAAANAATTPQELQQAAAAYIAATYKAAAAAAANSTGNGSAAAAVAAAAALGLSSEDLLLHQQLQQNDQIEITRLPPGVSNAAQSHAQAQVQPQPQQQQQLQQQQQLNSKCKQQKCPLCPYISESKSQMNYHISLHKPTQYECSLCTFVCAKKQHLSSHMRTVHQQHNLSASSQLSNMSAAINSMDFSMALQLAAVAQAQQDQSSLSSPLAIDLTALKQKITAVQHQQQQQNQKQLQQQCQTQQASAQNAQQQQQHPHQHPPTATESQMKCILYCPKCPARYIQKYNDTWNAKAELEDHIKCHNASDVLDNAANATQTPPPQPAFKCEFCDYDAVHDAQLQKHRYVHTQHYQDKCAELYKHVQEDLQYAPPKLMQITLAKSLQQAPETIWIVDNELNDQCKDQLQQQQHASISSSSVTPAKMTTSTATGAAHFDNANSLLKKQLESGMGSSSGALRSSPTSTPTPKELADADDSSNMPSTSASVATSDLAVDGGSDFTSSVASPAPVEKCLYCPYETKHTTLYKAHLQHHICISNQKEAYTCEHCDYTDSKQEHIEEHTRVHFNAVEKLKSVAFFTSYDNLELSVERDEADDDKDVENELHKEERARQSGYRTKAAADTEEQEAPNARAALQLNIKEEHNNNNEEHVINENVVKEQQQQLTSASKTNNSKAKVDSDEKVVEKSTVATAENIKKPCNKIILYKTDGCLSIKRESGGGQSNNANSNASNCENISDRLRRRISRNNSNTANHLNSIGGSGNTNNNNNNSHNSNCDEQADSGAQQQQSHKTILVNAKTGQVISRN, encoded by the exons ATGGAACTGCCCTCGATGGTTCAACGCTCCGGCGACACGCTTATAGTACGCAGCGTTGTCAGTGGCAATCAATTATATTTGGATCAGGGTGCCGCTTCCACGAACAACAATATCAACAGCAACAAACATAGCAGCCCTTCGCCGCTGCAGCAACAGCAGTCGATTGGCACCACTAACTTATCAAATAGTGCGCTGGAACAATTGGAACGTTACCGTGCCGCAGCCGCACAATATCACcttcaacaacagcagcagcagcaacatcaaaatgccacacaacagcaacaaagtgCAGCAGTCGCGGCTGCAACTGCTTCAGCGGTAGCGCAACAGCAGGCCATGGAGCTGAAGGACGAGGGTCTGCCGCAATGTAAAATCAAGCGCAATTACAGCTGCAGCTACTGCACCTATTTCACACAGAATCCGCGTTATCATTTGACGCATCTGCGAGATGTGCATGGCGAAAAAATTGTCATCAATAAATGCAAGCTGTGTCTGTATGCTTCACGACACTTCCAAAAGTTGGTGCGTCACATGAAAATGGTGCACGGCTGCACCGATGGTGTGGCCGGTGGGCATGGGCAGCCGCGTGGTAAACGAGGTATGAGTCGGGAGGCACGCAAACGGAAGCTGGAGCAAAGCGTCGGCTTGGGCAGCGCACAGGGTGAGATCAGCGGAGGTGGTGGCGGTGGCAATGTCGGTATGGGCGATGCCGTTTCGAAGATGCCAACTTATGAGCAG GTCAAACGCGAGCTAGAACTACAGCGCGAATCGCTCTTCGCCGTTGTCTATGAGCGTGAATTACAGGCGCAACGGGAACGCGATCTAGAAGCCCGCCAGCAAGCACAGAACGTCTACGAACAAGAAATTCAAGCAGCGACCGCAGCTGCTGCTGCCGCGGCAGCATCTGAAACACAACGCCATCAATCGCCGATCAATGCAACTACCAACAACAACGCTAGTGCCTCGTCAAACAGCGCTGGCACCACCAGCAGTCATACGGCTTTCCAATTGCCACCCGCACATCAGCAGCCGCTTACCACACATACCCGCAGCGTTGAGCTTTCACCATCACCCACCGATTCGGTGTCGTCTGTGCATGGCGCTGAAGCTGCCACTACGGCTGCTTTGCACTCTAGCGGCGTTTCGCTAACCTATGTTGGAGATGAGCCCACGCAGAATAGACTGCTTAAGTGCAGCCTTTGCGATTTCACCACACTCTTCCGCGCTCAATTGGTCGACCATGAATTGGACGAACATTGCAAGACAAAATTCTTCcgctgtgaaaagtgttcatatgTGACACACATTAAAGCGCGCTTCAGCAAACacgtcaagtatcactccatgCCTATGATCAAATGTGTCACTTGTGATTTTCGTACACCTTATAAATGGAATCTCGATCGTCACATGAAAAATCATGGTGGTGCAGGTCCATTCAAATGTGCCGCCTGTGATTTCACAGCCGACATCAAACAATCGCTCACAGTGCACGAAATGAATCACCATGTGCCGCCGGTGGGACATGCGGCGGGTATGTCGCTGGCACGACGACGCAACAAGGTGGGTGGTACTGATTTGTGCGAAGATTTTCTGAGCGATTCTGCAGATTTATTGGAAGATCATTTCAATAATAACAATCTCGATGAGTATGATGAAGCATTAATGACGGCGGAGCCTTATAGCAAACGTGGCAAATACGACGACGATGAACCGACCGATTTGTCAGCGAAAGGAGGCTCTTCGGACACATCGTCGGTGCATAATCACAGCGTTAATGTATCACAAACGCCAAAGGCAAAGCGGCCCATACCGAATCTCATTCCGATACCGAAAAATACCGTACCAAG CATTATGAATCTTTCCAAAGAGTTCGCTTCGCGCAGCTCCCTCACAGATATCGCTTCCATGTTTTTCAATGACAAGCAAATTTCTGAGATGTTGCAGCCTCTCGAGAAGGCAGACGCCGCCCAACTATCACCCACGCCCACCGTTGCGTCCACCTCGAGTCACGCCTCGCGTAGTTTGCTGCAAAAGAAACCCACACCGGGTGGCAGTTTCTTCGACAAATTGAAATCCTCTGCCTTGGCGGGCCCAAGCGAGAATCTCATCTGTCCTTGCGGTCATATGGCTAAGTGCCTATCGGAGTCGATAATCCACCGCAAAACATGCAATTTCGCAGCTATCGCCGAAGATGATGTTGAGGAAGAGCAAGACGATGCAGACGATCGCTTAGAAATCGATTTTGCCGAAGACGACGATCGACAGTCGCATTCAGCACTGAATCTAAGTGTTACTGGTTCTACGCGTTGTCAGCATTGTCGCCATCGTTGCAAATCGTCAGCAGATCTTTTGAATCACCTCAAACAGTGCACCGAAGCAAGTCGCTGTGGCAATGACTCGTACGATTCGCTCTCTGGTGATAGTAGCGCTGGCCGTGCTGGTGGCGCTGACTCCACTAACGACCAACATCCTATGGAAAATCGAGTatttatttggaataaaatgCCAGGCGGTGAAGCGGGACGACGCGAAGGCAGTCAGTGCTCGGAAATCCGCGGGCAAACAAACAATACCGCTGAATCATCGGGAAGTAGCGGGAATGGCGCAAGCAGCGCGACTTGTGAAGAAAACAGTTACTATGGCGTTGAAACGGCACCAGGTTATGGTGAG GTAACGAAAAAGATGACGCCAGAAGAAGAAGCTGCCAATTCTTCTTTGAAAAAAGTCTACAAATGCCCGCATTGTTCATTCTGGGCCTCGACAGCTTCGCGTTTCCACGTACACATCGTCGGTCATTTGAATAAGAAGCCATTTGAATGCTCGCTTTGCTCGTATCGCTCCAATTGGCGTTGGGATATTACCAAGCATATACGCCTAAAGACCATTCGTGATCCCAGTCACAAGAATGCACGTGTCCTGATGAACGATGAAACTGGGCGACGTAATTACACCAAATATAACAAATACATCACATTGATGAAGGTGACCGAAGAAGATGGCGATCCTAAGCTAATGAAATCGGGTGAGATGACACCTAACCAAGTGGCCTCTCTATCGTTTATCAACGACTTCAATAAGAATGTGGGACCCAATGCCTTGACCTCCACTCATTTGAACGGTATAAAGGAGGACATAACTCTAGAGCCAATACCATCCAAGTCTAACGGTGGTAATAATGGTGGCAGTAGCAATGGTGGAGGCGATCAGTTATCAGATGGTTTCATACGTCTGCCGCTGTTGGCTACAATGATGAACGCTGCAATGGCACAACAGCACCATCAACAGAAGGACCAGGAACATGGTCAGGCAGCAATGATTACACCTTCGGTAACCATTTCAGCTGTAAAGCGTTCGCCACCGCCACTAATGAAGCCAAGCGATGACTTGGTTACCGACGTCCGACAGGAGGGTAACGAGAAGAAAACATTCTACCGGTGCCGCAAGTGCAGTTTTCG TCATGCTAATCGCGATGCTGTGCTCGCCCATGTCAAGATACATTACCAGGATACCAATTACCCTATAGTAACAGCGACAGCAACCACTTCGCCCAAGTCGGCGAATTCCCAGCAACAACACAATACACCACTTCAGGTGGCCGTCAATCCAAATATCTACATGAACAAAGTTCTCGCCGCAATGTGCCTTTCCCAGCAGCAACCACAGCAACCCAACTCGAATTCTTCAGCAAATAATAATgatccacaacaacaacaacattccaTAATTTCAGCCGGTCTGTTGCAACAGGCAATTCAGGGCGCACCGCCCAACTCACCACTCAGCTGTCTGGCATTGACGCTCGCCGGCAAGAGTCCAGCCAAAGCAACCGCTTCTATTTTAGAGCACGGTGAGCAGAAAGCGACACAAAACGAG CGGCATTGTCGCTTGAAACACGCTGGCGACATACGCATCGAAACCCTTGATCGCACCGCGAGCGCCAACGAACGCCATGCACCGCCCATCTACCGGCCACTCGGCAATGGCGCTTCCAACGAGTCCAACTACGGGCTAACACTTAAAGctttacagcaacaacaacaccaacagcagcagcagcagcaacagcaacaacaacaacaaccgccaCATATAAGCAGCATTGCCGGTGGTCCCCCAAGTCACTCGGTACTTATGAGCAATAACAAAAACGAGCAACATCTATTACATTCACCACTCGCCGGCACCGCTGCCGCTAACGCAGCCACCACACCACAGGAGCTGCAGCAAGCTGCCGCTGCCTATATAGCAGCCACTTACAAGGccgcagctgctgctgctgcaaatTCAACCGGCAATGGTTCGGCTGCCGctgccgttgcagcagctgctgCTCTTGGGCTCAGCAGCGAAGATTTGTTATTGCATCAACAATTGCAACAAAATGATCAAATTGAAATTACTCGTCTGCCGCCGGGTGTTAGCAATGCTGCCCAGTCGCATGCGCAGGCACAGGTACAACCGCAgccacagcagcaacaacaactgcaacagcagcagcagctgaaCTCGAAGTGCAAACAGCAAAAGTGTCCACTGTGTCCGTACATCTCGGAGAGCAAGTCGCAGATGAACTACCACATCTCGTTGCACAAGCCGACTCAGTACGAGTGTTCGTTGTGCACTTTCGTGTGTGCCAAGAAGCAGCATTTGAGCAGTCACATGCGCACAGTGCACCAGCAACATAATTTGAGTGCGTCCAGTCAATTGAGCAATATGAGTGCTGCCATTAATTCCATGGATTTCAGCATGGCCTTGCAATTGGCCGCCGTGGCACAAGCACAACAG GACCAATCTTCACTCTCCTCCCCGCTAGCCATTGATCTGACAGCTCTGAAGCAAAAAATAACTGCTGTccaacaccagcaacaacaacaaaatcaaaaacagcTGCAGCAACAATGCCAAACACAACAAGCATCTGCACAAAacgcgcaacaacaacaacagcacccCCACCAACATCCGCCTACTGCAACTGAAAGCCAAATGAAATGCATACTTTATTGTCCAAAATGCCCAGCGCGTTACATCCAAAAATACAACGATACCTGGAACGCCAAGGCGGAATTAGAAGACCACATCAAATGCCACAACGCAAGCGATGTGTTGGACAATGCCGCCAACGCCACACAAACGCCACCTCCACAACCTGCCTTCAAATGCGAATTTTGCGATTACGACGCCGTACACGACGCACAACTGCAAAAACACCGTTATGTGCATACACAGCACTACCAAGACAAATGTGCCGAACTATACAAGCACGTGCAAGAGGATTTACAATATGCGCCGCCCAAACTGATGCAAATTACCTTAGCGAAAAGCTTACAGCAGGCACCTGAGACGATTTGGATAGTCGACAACGAGTTGAATGATCAATGCAAAGATCaactgcagcagcagcaacatgcGAGCATCTCTTCCTCCTCAGTAACGCCCGCAAAGATGACAACATCAACGGCGACGGGTGCAGCGCATTTCGATAACGCCAATTCACTGCTGAAGAAGCAACTCGAGTCGGGCATGGGCAGTAGCAGTGGCGCATTGCGTAGCTCGCCAACATCCACACCCACGCCTAAAGAGCTAGCCGACGCCGATGATTCGTCGAATATGCCATCGACCAGCGCTTCGGTAGCCACCAGCGATCTGGCGGTGGATGGCGGCAGCGATTTCACATCTAGCGTAGCATCGCCAGCGCCGGTTGAGAAATGTCTGTATTGTCCCTATGAAACCAAGCATACAACGCTTTACAAGGCACACTTGCAACATCACATTTGCATTAGCAACCAGAAGGAGGCCTACACCTGTGAACACTGCGATTACACAGACAGCAAACAGGAGCACATTGAGGAGCACACACGCGTGCATTTCAACGCGGTGGAAAAACTAAAGTCCGTGGCATTCTTCACCTCCTACGACAATTTGGAATTGAGTGTCGAACGCGATGAGGCAGACGACGACAAAGACGTTGAGAATGAGTTGCATAAAGAAGAGCGCGCACGGCAAAGCGGCTATAGAACGAAAGCGGCGGCAGACACAGAAGAGCAAGAAGCGCCGAACGCAAGGGCAGCGCtgcaattaaatattaaagaggagcacaacaacaataatgaagAGCATGTTATCAACGAGAATGTGGTGAaggagcagcaacagcagctgaCAAGTGCGTCGAAAACCAACAACTCTAAAGCAAAAGTAGATAGCGACGAAAAAGTGGTGGAGAAATCAACAGTCGCAACAGctgaaaacatcaaaaagcCCTGTAACAAAATTATACTCTACAAAACCGATGGCTGTTTGAGCATCAAGCGCGAAAGTGGTGGCGGCCAGAGCAACAACGCCAACAGCAATGCAAGTAACTGCGAAAATATCAGTGATCGCCTGCGGCGACGCATTAGTCGTAATAACAGCAACACCGCCAATCATCTAAATAGTATTGGCGGTAGCGGGAATacgaacaataacaacaacaacagccataACAGCAATTGTGACGAACAAGCTGACAGTggcgcacaacaacaacaaagccatAAAACCATATTAGTAAATGCGAAAACTGGTCAAGTTATAAGTAGAAATTAA